In a single window of the Ruminococcus albus 7 = DSM 20455 genome:
- the secG gene encoding preprotein translocase subunit SecG: MSYIEIGAGVVLALCSIVIILVVLVQDSKDDGLTSAIGGGYNDSFYGKNAGNTRDAKLNRLTRNAAIVMFVLTIAVSIIHKYLSK, from the coding sequence ATGAGCTATATTGAAATAGGCGCAGGCGTAGTGCTTGCACTTTGCAGCATTGTTATCATACTGGTAGTTCTGGTCCAGGATTCCAAGGATGACGGTCTTACTTCCGCTATAGGCGGCGGCTACAATGATTCGTTCTACGGCAAGAATGCGGGCAACACTCGTGATGCCAAGCTCAACAGACTTACCAGGAACGCAGCGATCGTCATGTTTGTACTGACTATCGCAGTAAGTATTATCCA
- a CDS encoding SH3 domain-containing protein yields MNKKINFRSVGVASVIVAGIFLVCMVFIIGKVVFASNSENPPAGIDTATINTNVTEPRISNNAKPVTTAPADSADITESGASDESSPSSAAEESSSAPNETETKYITEYAYLHTQPSNEAENIVCMTPGVAVTVLGYEDNGYVKVTFTGNDGELTGYIYRDYLSDYQTVLPPWEQ; encoded by the coding sequence ATGAATAAAAAAATAAATTTTCGTTCTGTCGGCGTGGCATCTGTCATTGTCGCCGGGATATTTCTTGTATGTATGGTATTCATCATCGGCAAGGTGGTTTTCGCAAGTAATTCCGAAAATCCGCCTGCAGGCATCGACACTGCCACTATAAATACCAACGTCACCGAACCCAGGATCAGCAATAACGCTAAACCCGTCACCACCGCTCCGGCTGACAGCGCTGACATAACAGAGAGCGGAGCTTCCGACGAGAGCAGCCCTTCTTCAGCTGCCGAGGAAAGCTCATCCGCACCCAATGAGACGGAGACAAAGTATATCACCGAGTATGCATACCTTCACACACAGCCTTCCAATGAGGCTGAGAATATCGTATGCATGACCCCCGGCGTAGCTGTGACAGTGCTTGGCTATGAAGACAACGGTTACGTCAAGGTCACATTTACAGGCAACGACGGTGAGCTCACAGGTTATATCTACCGTGACTACCTCTCTGATTACCAGACCGTCCTGCCGCCCTGGGAGCAGTAA